The following are encoded in a window of Artemia franciscana chromosome 19, ASM3288406v1, whole genome shotgun sequence genomic DNA:
- the LOC136039213 gene encoding uncharacterized protein LOC136039213 isoform X1 translates to MESEPDIINSISKEYGVDPLDTFYMEEVIETTVVYHGSKVGDLKERILELAAMLGVNISNKNGDSIAPKIIGKDITKLSTAQDCRTERKEITSSSKEKEGYRIADIQGVCEPTDESCIKASDFYDSEKSIVTEDTGIEKSALEGTQKTPMSTGIKKKKRWRRIIPRSLIKSEKRESLSNSSKGSEGIHTIEEKKVINNKGRKKRKSIIPSSLLKRRTTLSNIGCINNSGIVSGLDCVFNRQTKKIVN, encoded by the exons tatggTGTCGATCCATTGGACACTTTTTACATGGAAGAAGTCATTGAAACAACTGTAGTGTATCATGGCTCAAAGGTAGGTGACTTAAAG gaaagAATTCTTGAATTAGCGGCCATGCTTGGAGTAAACATTTCGAACAAAAATGGAGATAGTATAGCACCCAAAATAATTGGCAAGGATATCACGAAGTTATCGACAGCACAAGATTGTCGCACCGAAAGAAAAGAGATCACTTCTAGCAGCAAAGAg aaagagGGGTATCGAATAGCAGACATTCAAGGGGTATGTGAGCCGACCGATGAGAGTTGTATAAAAGCCTCAGACTTTTACGACTCTGAAAAGTCTATTGTAACAGAAGACACGGGTATTGAAAAATCTGCTTTGGAAGGAACACAG AAAACACCCATGTCTACTggtataaagaagaaaaaaagatggcgGCGAATAATTCCCAGATCACTTATCAAATCAGAGAAAAGGGAATCCTTAAGTAACTCCAGTAAGGGCTCTGAAGGAATACATACcatagaagaaaagaaagtaaTCAATAACAAAggacgaaaaaaaagaaaatctattatACCAAGTTCTTTATTGAAGAGGAGAACAACCCTGTCAAACATTGGATGTATAAATAACTCTGGAATAGTGTCAGGTTTAGATTGTGTTTTTAATcgacaaacaaagaaaatagtaaACTGA
- the LOC136039213 gene encoding uncharacterized protein LOC136039213 isoform X2, producing MESEPDIINSISKEYGVDPLDTFYMEEVIETTVVYHGSKERILELAAMLGVNISNKNGDSIAPKIIGKDITKLSTAQDCRTERKEITSSSKEKEGYRIADIQGVCEPTDESCIKASDFYDSEKSIVTEDTGIEKSALEGTQKTPMSTGIKKKKRWRRIIPRSLIKSEKRESLSNSSKGSEGIHTIEEKKVINNKGRKKRKSIIPSSLLKRRTTLSNIGCINNSGIVSGLDCVFNRQTKKIVN from the exons tatggTGTCGATCCATTGGACACTTTTTACATGGAAGAAGTCATTGAAACAACTGTAGTGTATCATGGCTCAAAG gaaagAATTCTTGAATTAGCGGCCATGCTTGGAGTAAACATTTCGAACAAAAATGGAGATAGTATAGCACCCAAAATAATTGGCAAGGATATCACGAAGTTATCGACAGCACAAGATTGTCGCACCGAAAGAAAAGAGATCACTTCTAGCAGCAAAGAg aaagagGGGTATCGAATAGCAGACATTCAAGGGGTATGTGAGCCGACCGATGAGAGTTGTATAAAAGCCTCAGACTTTTACGACTCTGAAAAGTCTATTGTAACAGAAGACACGGGTATTGAAAAATCTGCTTTGGAAGGAACACAG AAAACACCCATGTCTACTggtataaagaagaaaaaaagatggcgGCGAATAATTCCCAGATCACTTATCAAATCAGAGAAAAGGGAATCCTTAAGTAACTCCAGTAAGGGCTCTGAAGGAATACATACcatagaagaaaagaaagtaaTCAATAACAAAggacgaaaaaaaagaaaatctattatACCAAGTTCTTTATTGAAGAGGAGAACAACCCTGTCAAACATTGGATGTATAAATAACTCTGGAATAGTGTCAGGTTTAGATTGTGTTTTTAATcgacaaacaaagaaaatagtaaACTGA